In the Leclercia sp. AS011 genome, one interval contains:
- the mobA gene encoding molybdenum cofactor guanylyltransferase MobA, protein MSQISSITGVVLAGGKASRMGGKDKGLQELNGMPLWQHVARTLRKQVDTLAVSANRNIATYQESGYPVYADLLADYPGPLAGMLSVMQQCDAEWFLFCPCDTPFIPDCLAERLVKNRGIAPVVWAHDGDRDHPTIALMHCQLMPKLQDYLASGERRVMVFMRPAGGHSVDFSDMKQAFINMNTLEEMQTARRHR, encoded by the coding sequence TTGAGCCAGATAAGCAGCATCACCGGTGTGGTATTAGCCGGAGGCAAGGCATCCCGCATGGGGGGAAAAGATAAGGGCTTGCAGGAGCTGAACGGCATGCCGTTATGGCAGCACGTTGCGCGAACGCTGCGTAAGCAGGTCGACACGCTTGCCGTCAGTGCCAACCGTAATATCGCCACTTATCAGGAAAGCGGGTATCCCGTTTACGCGGATCTGCTGGCTGATTACCCCGGGCCGCTGGCGGGCATGCTTTCGGTCATGCAGCAGTGCGACGCGGAGTGGTTCCTGTTCTGCCCTTGCGATACCCCTTTTATCCCGGATTGCCTGGCAGAGAGGCTGGTTAAAAACAGGGGAATAGCACCTGTGGTCTGGGCGCACGACGGCGATCGCGATCATCCCACCATTGCATTAATGCACTGCCAGTTAATGCCAAAGCTACAGGACTATTTAGCCTCAGGCGAACGACGGGTGATGGTTTTTATGCGCCCGGCGGGCGGACATTCCGTCGATTTTAGCGATATGAAACAGGCATTTATTAATATGAACACCCTCGAAGAGATGCAGACTGCCAGGAGGCACAGATGA